The following are from one region of the Cloacibacterium sp. TD35 genome:
- a CDS encoding M1 family metallopeptidase, whose protein sequence is MKNRLVAIFSLIVGLITAQQQAYYQQEASYKMEIDVDAANYSYHGNQEIKYTNNSPDELSVVYFHLYWNAFKPNSLMDQRVQNQGKNADGRLTEFGNSKLASIPKNEEGSQTINWIKQNGKLLKFEVQETIMKVYLNEKIKPNSTTSFTMDWDSVVPKQIRRSGRNNREGVEMTMTQWFPKLAEYDYDGWATFDYVGREFHAPFSNFDVSIKIDKEYVVGAGGVLENPTEVKGYTENPTIKTDKNDKATWRFTAKNILDFAWAADKDYSVETFIVPDGPKVNFVYQKSEKTQFWSEAQPYITKYFQLMNATFGRYVYPTYSFIQGGDGGMEYGMCTMILGEARSLENLLGLMIHEGAHSWYQQMLATNESTKPWLDEGFTSYAEDFVMNALFPKEDMPNPFYNAIQSYVRFVKSGKEEPAVWLADHHDNGTAYTVASYTKGELFLVELGYIVGEENLSKILKKYYQDWNLKHPTDRDFLHIAQQISGMDLKWFHHYWINTTKTIDYAIKDVKYNENSTTITLVNNGEVPMPIDFSIFTKEKKTVNYHIPLNMMRAPKTKDYFGDFQTLNYWNWTTKEYTLTIPYKKSDLQILGIDFSQRLADVNPENNFLEVK, encoded by the coding sequence ATGAAGAATAGACTCGTTGCTATATTTTCTTTAATCGTAGGATTAATTACAGCACAACAGCAAGCTTACTACCAACAAGAAGCTTCTTACAAAATGGAAATCGATGTAGATGCTGCTAATTACTCTTATCACGGTAACCAAGAAATAAAATATACCAATAATTCTCCTGATGAACTTTCAGTAGTGTACTTTCACTTGTATTGGAATGCTTTTAAACCCAATTCTTTGATGGATCAAAGAGTGCAAAACCAAGGAAAAAATGCAGACGGAAGATTAACTGAATTCGGAAATTCTAAATTAGCTTCTATTCCTAAAAACGAAGAAGGTTCACAAACCATAAATTGGATTAAACAAAACGGAAAACTTCTAAAATTTGAAGTTCAAGAAACCATTATGAAGGTTTACCTCAATGAAAAAATAAAACCAAACTCTACCACCTCCTTCACGATGGATTGGGATTCTGTAGTTCCTAAACAAATCCGAAGAAGCGGCAGAAATAACAGAGAAGGTGTAGAAATGACCATGACGCAATGGTTCCCAAAACTAGCCGAATATGATTATGATGGCTGGGCAACTTTTGATTATGTAGGTAGAGAATTTCATGCTCCTTTTTCCAATTTTGATGTAAGCATCAAGATTGATAAAGAATATGTAGTTGGTGCAGGTGGCGTTTTAGAAAACCCTACAGAAGTAAAAGGCTACACCGAAAATCCTACGATAAAAACAGATAAAAACGACAAAGCAACTTGGCGTTTTACAGCAAAAAACATTTTAGATTTTGCTTGGGCCGCAGATAAAGACTATTCCGTAGAAACCTTCATCGTTCCAGATGGCCCAAAAGTGAATTTTGTATACCAAAAATCGGAAAAAACACAATTCTGGAGTGAGGCACAACCTTACATTACCAAATATTTCCAACTGATGAATGCCACTTTTGGCAGATACGTTTACCCTACTTATAGCTTTATACAAGGTGGAGATGGCGGAATGGAATACGGAATGTGTACTATGATTCTGGGCGAAGCTAGAAGTTTAGAAAATTTATTAGGATTAATGATTCATGAAGGAGCGCACTCTTGGTATCAGCAAATGCTTGCCACTAACGAAAGTACAAAACCTTGGTTAGATGAAGGCTTTACCAGTTATGCAGAAGATTTCGTGATGAATGCACTTTTCCCAAAAGAAGATATGCCAAATCCTTTTTACAATGCAATTCAGTCTTATGTAAGATTCGTAAAATCTGGCAAAGAAGAACCTGCAGTTTGGTTAGCAGACCATCATGATAACGGCACCGCTTACACCGTAGCTTCTTACACCAAAGGCGAATTGTTCTTAGTAGAATTAGGATACATTGTTGGCGAAGAAAACCTATCTAAAATTTTGAAAAAATATTACCAAGACTGGAACCTTAAACATCCTACAGACCGAGATTTTCTCCATATTGCACAGCAAATTTCTGGCATGGACTTGAAATGGTTTCACCATTATTGGATTAACACGACCAAAACCATAGATTACGCTATAAAAGATGTAAAATATAACGAAAACTCTACCACAATTACCCTAGTAAACAACGGTGAAGTTCCTATGCCAATTGATTTTAGCATTTTTACAAAAGAAAAAAAAACGGTGAATTATCACATTCCGCTCAATATGATGAGAGCTCCTAAAACCAAAGATTATTTTGGAGACTTCCAAACCTTAAACTATTGGAACTGGACTACCAAAGAATACACTTTGACCATTCCTTACAAAAAATCTGATTTACAAATTTTAGGAATAGACTTCTCTCAAAGATTAGCAGATGTAAACCCCGAAAATAATTTTTTAGAAGTAAAATAA
- a CDS encoding type III pantothenate kinase, whose protein sequence is MTSIVINIGNTNIRFGHFIDGKCDVSWIINTKPYGTRDELFAQFSMLYQTYNIDIEKVDKIIIGSVVPQLTHIISSALYKIHGIDAIVVDRKTHSPIHHKSNQMGTDIFANLVAAHFLYPNKKKIILDFGTALTASCVAEDGEVMGVIIAPGIITSLNSLVKQTAQLPEIELTKPKSVLGHDTVSCMTSGMVYGFLGMVEGFIDRINEEVNDECFVIATGGVSHVYQPLTNKIDIADKLHTLKGLYFLGKDK, encoded by the coding sequence ATGACGAGCATTGTAATAAACATTGGCAATACCAATATTAGATTTGGCCATTTTATTGATGGCAAATGTGATGTATCTTGGATTATTAACACCAAACCTTACGGAACTAGAGACGAACTTTTCGCTCAATTTTCTATGCTGTATCAAACCTACAATATAGATATAGAAAAGGTAGATAAAATCATTATTGGCTCTGTGGTTCCCCAGCTTACACACATTATCAGCAGTGCTTTGTATAAAATTCATGGAATAGACGCTATAGTAGTAGATAGAAAAACACACTCTCCTATTCATCACAAGTCTAATCAAATGGGAACTGATATTTTTGCCAATTTAGTAGCGGCTCATTTTCTCTACCCCAACAAAAAGAAAATTATTTTGGATTTCGGAACTGCACTTACCGCAAGTTGTGTAGCCGAAGATGGTGAAGTTATGGGGGTTATTATCGCTCCAGGAATTATTACTTCTCTCAACTCTTTAGTGAAACAAACCGCACAACTTCCTGAAATAGAACTCACTAAACCAAAATCTGTTTTGGGACATGATACGGTTTCTTGTATGACTTCGGGGATGGTTTATGGATTTTTAGGAATGGTAGAAGGTTTTATTGACCGTATAAACGAAGAAGTAAACGATGAATGTTTCGTTATTGCAACAGGTGGCGTTTCTCATGTTTATCAACCTTTGACCAATAAAATAGACATCGCCGATAAATTACACACTTTAAAAGGTCTTTATTTCCTAGGAAAAGACAAATAA
- a CDS encoding nucleoside deaminase: MFSHEYFMKQALQEAEIAKEKDEVPIGCVIVFKDRIIARGHNLTEQLNDVTAHAEMQAITSAANFLGGKYLKDCTMYVTLEPCVMCAGALTWSQVSKLVIGARDENRGFINQNVKLHPKTEIVSGILENECSEIIKNFFKEKR, encoded by the coding sequence ATGTTTTCTCACGAATATTTTATGAAGCAGGCTTTGCAAGAAGCCGAAATTGCCAAGGAAAAAGACGAGGTTCCTATTGGTTGTGTCATTGTTTTCAAAGATAGAATTATTGCGAGGGGGCATAATCTCACAGAACAATTAAATGATGTGACAGCACATGCAGAGATGCAGGCGATTACTTCTGCTGCTAATTTTTTGGGAGGGAAATATTTAAAAGATTGTACGATGTATGTTACACTCGAGCCTTGTGTAATGTGTGCTGGCGCTTTAACTTGGTCACAAGTTTCTAAATTAGTTATCGGAGCGAGAGATGAAAACCGAGGTTTTATCAATCAAAACGTAAAACTTCACCCTAAAACAGAAATTGTTTCAGGAATTTTAGAAAACGAATGCTCAGAAATCATTAAAAATTTCTTTAAAGAAAAAAGATAA
- a CDS encoding bifunctional folylpolyglutamate synthase/dihydrofolate synthase, translating into MPNYQIDGQKAYKPGLENITKLCDFFRNPQEKLKMIHIGGTNGKGSTSNMLASVLQEQGYKIGLYNSPHLIDFTERIKINGDNCEKEFVFDFIQKLRDIPEEILPSFFEFTTIMAFEYFYQKKIDYAIIEVGLGGRLDSTNIIKPLVAAITNVDLDHQNILGETLEEIATEKAGIVKPNIPIISGDERDLVKNIIQQKAIENKSEFIDATVISTDLETDLKGNYQKKNIRVVQALVDELRKQNIEISESSLENGLMKVHQNTKFIGRWFQFSENPLIICDTAHNQAGLEMVFAQLNAIEKYKHIVLGFVNDKKIDEVLKILPKNAQYYFVKPSISRGRSPKEYEGLLVSAKIGFQIFETVDAGFQAAKIKCKPEEMIFVGGSNFVVGEFLEKNL; encoded by the coding sequence ATGCCTAATTACCAAATTGATGGTCAAAAAGCTTATAAACCAGGCTTAGAAAATATTACAAAGCTTTGTGATTTTTTCAGGAATCCTCAGGAAAAACTGAAGATGATTCATATTGGCGGAACTAATGGAAAAGGTTCTACCAGTAATATGCTTGCTTCAGTTTTACAAGAACAAGGATACAAAATAGGTTTGTATAATTCTCCTCATTTAATTGATTTTACAGAGAGAATTAAAATTAATGGAGACAATTGTGAGAAAGAATTTGTCTTTGATTTTATTCAAAAATTGAGGGATATCCCAGAAGAAATTCTTCCTTCTTTTTTTGAATTTACCACGATTATGGCATTTGAATATTTTTATCAAAAAAAGATAGATTATGCCATTATTGAAGTAGGTTTGGGCGGTAGATTAGATTCTACCAATATTATAAAACCTTTGGTTGCAGCCATTACGAATGTAGATTTGGATCATCAGAATATTTTGGGAGAAACTTTGGAAGAAATTGCCACAGAAAAAGCAGGTATTGTAAAGCCCAATATTCCCATTATTTCTGGTGATGAAAGAGATTTGGTTAAAAATATTATTCAACAAAAAGCCATCGAAAATAAGTCAGAATTTATAGATGCAACCGTAATTTCTACTGATTTAGAAACTGATTTGAAGGGAAATTATCAAAAGAAAAATATAAGAGTGGTTCAGGCTTTGGTAGATGAGTTGAGGAAACAAAACATAGAAATTTCTGAAAGTTCTCTTGAAAATGGCTTGATGAAAGTTCACCAAAACACTAAATTTATTGGAAGATGGTTTCAGTTTTCAGAAAATCCATTGATTATTTGTGATACCGCTCATAATCAAGCTGGTTTAGAAATGGTTTTTGCCCAATTGAATGCCATTGAAAAGTATAAACATATAGTCCTTGGTTTTGTGAATGATAAAAAAATAGATGAGGTATTGAAAATTTTACCTAAAAATGCTCAATATTACTTTGTAAAGCCCTCTATTAGCAGAGGAAGAAGCCCAAAAGAGTATGAAGGTTTACTGGTTTCAGCAAAAATAGGTTTTCAAATTTTTGAAACAGTAGATGCTGGTTTTCAGGCAGCTAAAATAAAATGTAAACCCGAAGAAATGATTTTTGTGGGCGGAAGTAACTTTGTGGTGGGAGAATTTTTAGAAAAAAATTTGTAG
- a CDS encoding GNAT family N-acetyltransferase: MEIQHQDNGKKGVFFIEENGEIIAEMTYVWSGEDKIIIDHTEVSEKLGGKGIGKQLVHKAVEMAREKHIKILPLCPFAKRVFDKIEEYQDVLF, translated from the coding sequence ATGGAAATTCAACATCAAGATAATGGTAAAAAGGGTGTTTTTTTCATAGAAGAAAACGGAGAAATCATTGCAGAAATGACCTATGTTTGGTCTGGTGAAGACAAAATCATCATAGACCACACTGAAGTTTCAGAAAAATTAGGAGGAAAAGGAATCGGGAAACAATTAGTTCATAAGGCAGTAGAAATGGCTCGTGAAAAACACATTAAAATCCTTCCACTTTGTCCATTTGCGAAAAGAGTTTTTGATAAAATCGAAGAATATCAAGACGTACTTTTTTAA
- a CDS encoding ferric siderophore ABC transporter substrate-binding protein: METITQHKRDERIDKLKSATLTALISALLFLLIFYYQFVREIPKEEKVTTMLINFGDNRNGNGAEEPVNQEGSLASADIYIPEELKAPEPQPQEIVETPKAVEKPTEKIITGKSEKTTAVKTEKTEKKSTKTTETTASKTTTSKTLSTSNTTTKNAQGDGKGTAAIGNLIKGRGTKTGTQGTNGTDGNAGDPLGGKGDGDSKIGVDRKLISYIPGTMGKGGEQPSHNCTANGTITISYTVDKAGNVISARRSSGISDPCVVTAAVIWVKKYVKAEKASTNSTGTYKITF, encoded by the coding sequence TTGGAAACTATAACTCAACATAAACGAGACGAAAGAATAGACAAGCTAAAAAGTGCAACACTCACTGCGCTGATTTCGGCATTGCTGTTTTTGTTGATTTTTTATTACCAATTCGTGAGAGAAATCCCGAAAGAAGAGAAAGTGACCACTATGCTCATTAATTTCGGAGATAATAGAAACGGAAACGGAGCAGAAGAACCTGTTAATCAAGAAGGAAGTTTAGCTTCTGCAGATATTTATATCCCTGAAGAATTAAAAGCTCCTGAACCACAACCTCAAGAAATAGTAGAAACTCCAAAAGCTGTAGAAAAACCTACAGAAAAAATCATCACAGGAAAATCTGAAAAAACTACTGCAGTAAAAACGGAGAAAACCGAAAAAAAATCTACAAAAACTACCGAAACTACAGCGTCTAAAACCACTACTTCTAAAACATTATCTACCAGCAATACCACTACCAAAAATGCTCAAGGTGATGGAAAAGGAACGGCTGCAATTGGCAATCTTATCAAAGGAAGAGGGACTAAAACCGGAACGCAAGGAACCAATGGAACCGACGGAAATGCTGGCGATCCTCTTGGTGGAAAAGGAGATGGCGACAGCAAAATAGGTGTTGACAGAAAACTTATTTCTTATATTCCTGGAACCATGGGAAAAGGTGGCGAACAGCCCTCTCATAACTGTACAGCAAACGGGACCATTACCATTTCTTATACGGTTGACAAAGCTGGAAACGTGATTTCAGCGCGCAGAAGCAGTGGGATTTCTGATCCATGTGTAGTTACTGCTGCGGTAATTTGGGTGAAAAAATACGTAAAAGCCGAAAAAGCAAGCACCAATTCTACAGGAACGTATAAAATTACGTTCTAA
- a CDS encoding ExbD/TolR family protein, whose translation MELKRRNRVSAEFSMASMTDIIFLLLIFFMITSSAISQSAIDVNLPKAAAQDPSVTDPTTVTINADGKYFVNDLETPKEQLEQDIVKLVEGSPNPTFTIRADENCKHKDVVYAMEIAEKHKYGLAIATVQE comes from the coding sequence ATGGAATTGAAAAGAAGAAATAGAGTAAGCGCCGAGTTCAGTATGGCTTCGATGACAGATATTATCTTTTTGTTATTGATATTCTTTATGATTACTAGTTCTGCCATCAGCCAAAGCGCAATAGATGTGAATTTACCAAAAGCTGCAGCTCAAGATCCTAGCGTTACAGATCCTACAACTGTTACAATAAACGCAGATGGCAAGTATTTTGTAAATGATTTAGAAACGCCAAAAGAACAATTAGAACAAGATATTGTAAAATTGGTAGAGGGTTCACCTAATCCTACTTTCACGATTAGAGCAGACGAAAATTGCAAGCATAAAGACGTAGTTTATGCAATGGAAATCGCAGAAAAGCACAAATATGGTTTAGCAATTGCTACGGTTCAAGAATAA
- a CDS encoding MotA/TolQ/ExbB proton channel family protein, whose product MFLQATTTIINNKVTEKQVFSLWDVLFSGGIIGNTIMIAIFLLGILALYVFFERYFFIKRASKETPNFLENIKDCIHDGRIQSAIDLCRRTDSPEARMIEKGLTRIGRPISDISNAMQNQGQLEVSKLEKNLNILASASGAAPMLGFLGTVVGMIMAFFEISNVTGAVSPKLLASGIYTAMATTAVGLFVGIPAYFFYNILVTNVDRLVLKIQTHVNEFLDTLNKPL is encoded by the coding sequence ATGTTTTTACAAGCCACGACTACTATCATTAACAATAAAGTGACAGAGAAACAAGTATTTTCACTTTGGGATGTACTTTTCAGCGGAGGAATTATAGGAAATACAATTATGATTGCCATTTTCCTTTTGGGAATTTTAGCATTGTATGTTTTTTTCGAAAGATATTTTTTCATCAAAAGAGCTTCTAAAGAAACTCCTAATTTTTTAGAAAATATTAAAGACTGCATTCATGACGGAAGAATACAATCTGCTATCGATTTATGCAGAAGAACAGATTCGCCAGAAGCCAGAATGATAGAAAAAGGCTTAACCAGAATAGGAAGACCCATTTCTGATATTTCAAATGCAATGCAGAACCAAGGTCAGTTAGAAGTTTCTAAACTGGAGAAAAACCTGAATATTCTTGCTTCAGCTTCTGGAGCAGCGCCTATGTTAGGCTTCTTGGGAACGGTAGTGGGAATGATAATGGCGTTTTTCGAGATTTCTAATGTTACGGGAGCGGTTTCTCCTAAACTATTAGCATCGGGAATTTATACTGCGATGGCTACTACAGCAGTTGGTTTATTTGTTGGAATTCCAGCCTATTTTTTCTATAATATTTTGGTGACTAATGTAGACAGACTGGTTCTGAAAATTCAAACCCATGTGAATGAGTTTTTAGATACGCTAAACAAACCACTTTAA
- a CDS encoding TonB-dependent receptor translates to MKKTLSFIFILLFSIVIFAQKTISGTVKNDDGKPLASASVTIEEIGKNVILEYAITDAKGNYKVTFTSSDEKILVKVKAFNHQTITENYNNTTQTLNFVLQEKATEIKEVKLKTKLITKRGDTISYDLKSFESKADRSLADVLKKIPGIEVNKDGSILYQGEPINKFYVNGKDLMEGSYGVINNSLPKDAVQKVEVLENHQPVKILQDKLSSENAAINVQLKKSITMTGRGETSLGVAPSLWNVKLSPMLFTQKYQWVLNYKTNNMGEEVEKENNILAFGNRFEGMRRNFSENSWLSVENASTPQNVPVKRYLFNNVHYLSANVLTNLSKQWEFKANASYSNNAIERESTVKTFNANNDLSNTSLVSNNFYTNQAKGEIIFSKNANKSFFKNTTTYNGLWNGDLANTKNNNNASNQRTKTPSNSFQNSLSAIIPWKERLVNAMSFISYRDDKQDLFINPASYVVNLQNVDGGNNSELVHQFLNLKTFEAVHSASIGLSKKNWTFTPEVGLNYTNNKLLTDVNGVTGNSIQDYQFNGTALENDINFKNLKPYAQMMVNYKREGLDVNLSFPVNFNNISANGTNNLDKTLNKVTYEPRLFMRYDLTSFWKFSTFAGITNSFGSINDVYNGFILLSAKNLSSRDTDIQQTRSNYVGSRLEYRNPLNNIFFNVSYNFNDRTNNVTFLNQLDENSQQFIIKGYNLENNSKTNSAKTELGKYFPKLKTNASVGYNYSLSNYQQLPANSTPTESSFIDVEGVNQGVSVKFNNNYFSWLSLDYNANWSFNNTKSPDDARFNNKTNSFNHALSAYVYPFKNHTLGFTWDELHSSNRERTAKNAFFDLSYQYSMSEEKIDLELKVLNITNNNVFENVTFNSTFNQTSYTTVNIRPRQVVLTLKFNFK, encoded by the coding sequence ATGAAAAAAACACTTTCATTTATCTTTATTTTATTATTTTCAATTGTAATTTTTGCTCAAAAAACCATTTCTGGTACTGTAAAAAATGATGATGGAAAACCGCTTGCAAGTGCAAGTGTAACCATAGAAGAAATAGGGAAAAATGTCATTTTAGAATATGCAATTACCGATGCCAAAGGAAATTATAAAGTGACTTTTACAAGTAGTGACGAAAAAATTCTAGTGAAGGTAAAAGCTTTTAACCATCAAACCATCACCGAAAATTATAATAACACAACTCAGACTTTGAATTTTGTGCTTCAAGAAAAAGCCACAGAAATTAAAGAAGTAAAACTGAAAACTAAACTTATTACCAAACGTGGTGACACCATTTCATATGATTTAAAATCTTTCGAAAGCAAAGCAGATAGAAGTTTAGCCGATGTTTTGAAAAAAATTCCTGGGATTGAAGTAAATAAAGATGGTTCTATTCTCTATCAAGGTGAACCGATTAATAAATTCTATGTAAACGGAAAAGATTTAATGGAAGGAAGTTACGGTGTAATCAATAATTCTCTCCCAAAAGATGCTGTGCAAAAAGTAGAAGTGCTTGAAAACCATCAACCTGTAAAAATTCTACAGGATAAACTTTCTTCGGAAAATGCGGCGATTAATGTACAGCTCAAAAAATCTATTACCATGACAGGAAGAGGAGAAACTTCACTTGGCGTAGCGCCTTCTCTTTGGAATGTAAAACTTTCTCCGATGCTCTTTACTCAAAAATACCAATGGGTTTTAAATTACAAAACCAATAATATGGGAGAAGAAGTAGAAAAAGAGAATAATATTTTGGCTTTTGGGAATAGATTTGAAGGAATGAGAAGAAATTTTTCTGAAAATTCTTGGCTTTCTGTAGAAAATGCTTCTACTCCTCAAAACGTTCCTGTAAAAAGATATTTATTTAATAATGTACATTATTTATCTGCAAATGTTTTGACCAATCTCTCGAAGCAATGGGAATTTAAAGCCAACGCAAGTTATAGTAATAACGCCATAGAAAGAGAAAGTACGGTGAAAACCTTCAATGCGAATAATGATTTGAGCAACACTTCTTTAGTGTCTAATAATTTCTATACTAACCAAGCAAAAGGTGAAATTATTTTCTCTAAAAACGCCAATAAAAGTTTCTTTAAAAATACCACTACTTATAACGGACTTTGGAATGGAGATTTAGCGAATACTAAAAATAATAATAATGCTTCTAACCAAAGAACTAAAACGCCATCTAATAGTTTCCAAAACTCATTAAGTGCTATTATTCCTTGGAAAGAAAGATTAGTAAACGCAATGTCTTTCATCAGCTATAGAGATGACAAGCAAGATTTATTCATCAATCCAGCGAGTTATGTGGTGAATTTACAAAATGTAGATGGAGGAAATAATAGCGAATTGGTACATCAATTCCTTAATCTTAAAACTTTCGAAGCGGTACATTCTGCATCAATTGGTTTATCAAAAAAGAATTGGACTTTTACACCAGAAGTTGGTCTTAATTACACCAATAATAAGCTACTTACAGATGTAAATGGTGTTACAGGAAACTCTATTCAGGATTATCAGTTTAATGGAACTGCACTAGAAAATGACATTAATTTTAAAAATCTAAAGCCTTATGCACAAATGATGGTGAACTATAAGAGAGAAGGTTTAGATGTAAATTTAAGTTTCCCTGTGAATTTTAATAATATTTCTGCAAATGGAACCAATAATTTAGACAAAACTCTGAATAAAGTGACTTATGAACCAAGATTATTCATGAGATATGATTTAACCTCATTCTGGAAATTTTCAACTTTCGCGGGAATTACTAATTCATTCGGAAGCATCAATGATGTTTATAATGGTTTTATTCTTTTGTCTGCTAAGAATTTGTCTTCCAGAGATACTGATATTCAGCAAACAAGGTCTAATTATGTGGGTTCAAGATTAGAGTACAGAAATCCATTGAATAACATTTTCTTTAATGTAAGTTATAACTTTAATGACAGAACAAATAACGTAACTTTCCTTAATCAGTTAGATGAGAACAGTCAACAATTTATTATAAAAGGATACAATTTAGAAAACAACAGCAAAACCAATTCTGCAAAAACAGAACTCGGAAAATATTTCCCTAAGTTAAAAACCAATGCGTCTGTAGGATATAATTATTCATTAAGTAATTATCAGCAATTACCAGCCAATTCTACCCCTACAGAATCTAGTTTTATAGATGTAGAAGGCGTAAATCAAGGAGTAAGTGTTAAGTTTAATAATAATTATTTCTCTTGGTTAAGTTTAGATTATAATGCCAATTGGAGTTTTAATAATACAAAATCTCCAGACGATGCAAGATTTAATAACAAGACCAATTCATTTAACCACGCACTTTCTGCATATGTTTATCCTTTCAAAAATCACACACTAGGATTCACTTGGGACGAATTGCACTCTAGCAACAGAGAAAGAACTGCTAAAAATGCTTTCTTTGACCTTTCTTACCAATATTCTATGTCGGAAGAAAAAATAGATTTAGAACTAAAAGTGCTGAATATTACCAATAATAACGTATTCGAAAATGTAACTTTTAACTCTACCTTTAATCAAACTTCTTACACCACAGTAAACATTAGACCAAGACAAGTGGTACTCACGCTGAAGTTTAACTTCAAATAA